Below is a genomic region from Streptomyces ferrugineus.
CTGTCGCACGTCGGGCACGTACCTCACCACGCGGGACGATCATGCGGGCAGATGTGCAGCAAGTCGCGGACGGCACCTGTCTGGTGCACGGCAGCAACACCAACTGGGTGATCCTGACCGAGGGGGACGCGATCACGCTGATCGACACCGGCTACCCCGGGGACCGGCCGCGGCTCCTCGCCTCGCTCGCGGAGGTGGGCGGTGCGCCGGAGGCGGTGCGGGCCGTACTGATCACGCACGCGCACACCGACCACCTGGGCAACGCCGAGTACCTGCGCGACACGTACGGCACGCCGATATTCCTGCACGAGGCCGAAGTGCCGCACGCCCGCCGCGAGTTCCTGCACCAGGTCGATGTCGGGACGGTCCTGCGCAACGGCTGGCGGCCCGGTGTCCTGCCCTGGGCGATCCACGCGATCCGCTCCGGCGGCACCGCGCACGTCCCGGTCACCTCCCCCGAGGCGTTCCCGTCGCCGGGGCCGCTGGACCTGCCCGGCCGCCCCGTACCGGTGCACACGCCCGGTCACACCGACGGCCACTGCGCCTACCATCTGCCGGACGCCGGTGCGGTGATCGCGGGCGACTCCCTGGTCAGCGGGCACCCCACCTCGCGGATCAAGGGGCCGCAGCTGCTGCCGGACATGTTCCACCGCGAGCGGGCGCGGGCCGTGGCCTCGCTGGCCGTGCTCGAAGACCTCAAGGGCGAGGTGCTACTGCCCGGGCACGGTCCGCTGCACCGGGGCTCGGTGCGCGAAGCCGCTCTTCAGGCCCGGGAGCGCGCCCTTTAGGGTGAGCTGACGATTCCCCGCGAGCCGAGGACGAACGGACCATGGCACTCCAGATCAGCGCGACGAATCCGGAGCACCCCGCGCTCCTGCTGGAACTGCCCTGGCAGCTCCCCTTGGAGGAGTGGCCGGAGGAGGTGCTGGTCCCGCTGCCCCGCGGCATCTCCCGCCACGTCGTGCGCTACGCCCGCGCCGGCGACGAGGTCATCGCCGTCAAGGAGCTCGCCGAGCGCCCGGCCCTGCGTGAGTACGAGCTGCTGCGCGACCTGGACCGGCTCGGCATCCCCGCGGTCGACCCGCTGGCCGTGGTCACCGGCCGCACCGACACGGCCGGCGGCCCGCTGGAGTCGGTGCTGGTCACCCG
It encodes:
- a CDS encoding MBL fold metallo-hydrolase yields the protein MRADVQQVADGTCLVHGSNTNWVILTEGDAITLIDTGYPGDRPRLLASLAEVGGAPEAVRAVLITHAHTDHLGNAEYLRDTYGTPIFLHEAEVPHARREFLHQVDVGTVLRNGWRPGVLPWAIHAIRSGGTAHVPVTSPEAFPSPGPLDLPGRPVPVHTPGHTDGHCAYHLPDAGAVIAGDSLVSGHPTSRIKGPQLLPDMFHRERARAVASLAVLEDLKGEVLLPGHGPLHRGSVREAALQARERAL